A window of Candidatus Omnitrophota bacterium genomic DNA:
AAAAACATGCCCTTGGCGCCCGCCCGTCAGAGATAATGGTGGGCTACGCTTCGCTTTGAGCCCACCCTACGGTTCTACTATTGATGGATCAAAAAACGCGACCCATCCTACAATTTTTCATCATTCATCATTCATCACTCATCATTTGTTTTTCTATTCTTTATCCAACACTTTGATTTTGATATTCGTGAAAAGGACGACGTCAGTGACGTGATGGTTCTGGAGGGCGATATAGCCCGCATCGGGAAACGCTTTTTGTTCGTCTTCCCAATCCAGCGTCAATTTGCCGTTGATCCAAATCTTGAAGTGATTGTCTTCGCAGGAAACTTTTTGATTGATCCATTTGCCTTCATGAACTTCGAAAAAGGCTTCAGGCTTCCATTTTCCGTCTTCAACCAACAAGTTTCCAGGAGCGCGTCCATAGATGCCGCCAGTGGGATTTTTTACGTCGTAGGGATCGACCTGGACTTCGTAGCCTTTGGGGAAAGCGGAATCGGCTTTGACGCCGCGCACGAAGACGCCGGAATTGCCGAAGCGCTTTTTGGGAACGGCGACGTCATAGGCGCAGACATCCCAAGAGAGAATGAAGTTTTTATATTTCTTCTTGGTGAATAGGTGCGTGGTTCCGTTGCTGCTAATAATAACGCCGTCTTCCACTTCCCATATTCCATCGCGGTCGAATTCCCAGCCCTCGATATCTTTTCCATTGAACAACAATTGCCAACCGTCCGCTTTTTCCTGATCTGTCAGGACATTCAGTTCGCTGGCCGGTTTGTTGGTGGGAAAGGATCGGCCTTCCTGCTGCCCCAGCGCAGGCATAATCGCCTCGGCCAAGACGGCCGCCAAGAACAATCCGAAAAACGCTATACTCTTCATTGCCATCCTCCTGATAACGATTTGTTCTTTTCCGCGAACGACGATCGCGTTCGCTTTCAGCGTTTCATTAAGCCCGTTTGCGCCTGGCCTGTCTAGTCTAGCGGCGGGGCTGTCTTGTCTCTTCTGCGGATAGGATAGTCGATGGTATAGTGATGGAAAATTCGCAACTTCCATCTTTACTATTCTGCGCATTGGGGAGGTTCATCATGCGTTATTTCGCGCTTATTGCGCCGTTGCTGTTGATTGGCTGCGTCCGGCAAGAGGCGTCGTTTCCCTCAAGGCCGATTACCATCGTCGTTCCTTGGGCAGCCGGAGGGGGAACCGACCAGCTGGCGCGCATCATGGCGGAAGAGGCGGCGAAGATTTTCGGCGTGGGCGTCAATGTTCTCAATCGCGACGGCGGCGCCGGGACAGTGGGGCATATCTATGGAATGAAGGCGCGTCCGGACGGGTATACCGTCACGATGGTTACGTATGAATTGTGTTCTTACAAACCATTAAATCGTGCGCAAATCGGTCCCGGCGATTACAAGGCGCTGCTGCAATTGAACGAGGATCCGGGAGCGATTACTATCCATGCCGATTCGCCCTGGAAGACGCTGAAGGAACTCATCGATTACTCCCGCGAGCATCCCAAGGAGATTACCGTCGGTAATTCGGGACCGGGAGCGGTTTGGCATATCGGAG
This region includes:
- a CDS encoding DUF1080 domain-containing protein, giving the protein MKSIAFFGLFLAAVLAEAIMPALGQQEGRSFPTNKPASELNVLTDQEKADGWQLLFNGKDIEGWEFDRDGIWEVEDGVIISSNGTTHLFTKKKYKNFILSWDVCAYDVAVPKKRFGNSGVFVRGVKADSAFPKGYEVQVDPYDVKNPTGGIYGRAPGNLLVEDGKWKPEAFFEVHEGKWINQKVSCEDNHFKIWINGKLTLDWEDEQKAFPDAGYIALQNHHVTDVVLFTNIKIKVLDKE
- a CDS encoding tripartite tricarboxylate transporter substrate binding protein; amino-acid sequence: MRYFALIAPLLLIGCVRQEASFPSRPITIVVPWAAGGGTDQLARIMAEEAAKIFGVGVNVLNRDGGAGTVGHIYGMKARPDGYTVTMVTYELCSYKPLNRAQIGPGDYKALLQLNEDPGAITIHADSPWKTLKELIDYSREHPKEITVGNSGPGAVWHIGAVKLENMTGVRFTHIPLDGAKPAVTRLLGKHIQAVAVSPAEVEQYVREGTFRCLGIMSEERFADMPEVPTMQEQGIELVHGTWRGLAVHKETPDDIAAKLANGFKQAYDQPSFQAAAKRMLMGLKYRNGEDFSKYMQKEAEDVAALITELGL